A genomic window from Osmerus eperlanus chromosome 5, fOsmEpe2.1, whole genome shotgun sequence includes:
- the faap24 gene encoding Fanconi anemia core complex-associated protein 24 isoform X3 yields MERLCSRAEFEGVKTTFEKELGVVDFHLSNNSCILYVSETDLVAGNSYKRKLVRFRNANSSLQGIVLVEKTILSEQYFAAIQKFVVIELGLILLPVTNQVEASQLLTQMAVGESKENPFRRRSVSYLLDPLVMSLVQQIPGVGKVRAMSLLQHFSSIQQLCNAGIHELEPVVGQAAAQHVHSLFHQQA; encoded by the exons ATGGAAAGGCTCTGTTCTCGTGCAGAGTTTGAAGG TGTGAAAACTACTTTTGAGAAGGAACTGGGCGTCGTGGACTTCCACCTGTCCAACAACAGCTGCATCCTGTACGTTTCTGAGACTGACCTTGTAGCGGGAAACAGTTACAAAAGAAAGTTGGTTCGCTTCAGAAAT GCTAACAGTAGTCTGCAGGGGATAGTCTTGGTGGAGAAGACTATACTGAGCGAGCAGTACTTTGCTGCCATACAGAAGTTTGTGGTGATTGAGTTGGGCCTGATACTGTTACCTGTTACCAACCAGGTGGAGGCATCCCAACTCCTGACTCAGATG GCAGTTGGGGAAAGTAAGGAGAACCCGTTCCGGCGGAGGAGTGTGTCGTACCTGTTGGACCCCCTGGTCATGTCTCTGGTGCAGCAGATACCTGGAGTAGGGAAGGTCAGAGCGatgtccctgctccagcactttTCCAGTATCCAGCAACTGTGCAACGCTGGCATCCATGAACTGGAGCCAGTAGTGGGCCAGGCTGCAGCCCAACACGTGCACAGCTTATTCCACCAGCAGGCCTGA
- the faap24 gene encoding Fanconi anemia core complex-associated protein 24 isoform X1 produces the protein METTVVVNAVPPYGHVIAHEKWKGSVLVQSLKGKEYHDALSNSIRCVKTTFEKELGVVDFHLSNNSCILYVSETDLVAGNSYKRKLVRFRNANSSLQGIVLVEKTILSEQYFAAIQKFVVIELGLILLPVTNQVEASQLLTQMAVGESKENPFRRRSVSYLLDPLVMSLVQQIPGVGKVRAMSLLQHFSSIQQLCNAGIHELEPVVGQAAAQHVHSLFHQQA, from the exons ATGGAGACAACAGTCGTCGTGAATGCAGTTCCTCCATATGGACATGTTATTGCGCATGAAAAATGGAAAGGCTCTGTTCTCGTGCAGAGTTTGAAGGGTAAGGAATATCACGATGCGCTCAGTAACAGTATCAGATG TGTGAAAACTACTTTTGAGAAGGAACTGGGCGTCGTGGACTTCCACCTGTCCAACAACAGCTGCATCCTGTACGTTTCTGAGACTGACCTTGTAGCGGGAAACAGTTACAAAAGAAAGTTGGTTCGCTTCAGAAAT GCTAACAGTAGTCTGCAGGGGATAGTCTTGGTGGAGAAGACTATACTGAGCGAGCAGTACTTTGCTGCCATACAGAAGTTTGTGGTGATTGAGTTGGGCCTGATACTGTTACCTGTTACCAACCAGGTGGAGGCATCCCAACTCCTGACTCAGATG GCAGTTGGGGAAAGTAAGGAGAACCCGTTCCGGCGGAGGAGTGTGTCGTACCTGTTGGACCCCCTGGTCATGTCTCTGGTGCAGCAGATACCTGGAGTAGGGAAGGTCAGAGCGatgtccctgctccagcactttTCCAGTATCCAGCAACTGTGCAACGCTGGCATCCATGAACTGGAGCCAGTAGTGGGCCAGGCTGCAGCCCAACACGTGCACAGCTTATTCCACCAGCAGGCCTGA
- the faap24 gene encoding Fanconi anemia core complex-associated protein 24 isoform X2 yields the protein METTVVVNAVPPYGHVIAHEKWKGSVLVQSLKGSVKTTFEKELGVVDFHLSNNSCILYVSETDLVAGNSYKRKLVRFRNANSSLQGIVLVEKTILSEQYFAAIQKFVVIELGLILLPVTNQVEASQLLTQMAVGESKENPFRRRSVSYLLDPLVMSLVQQIPGVGKVRAMSLLQHFSSIQQLCNAGIHELEPVVGQAAAQHVHSLFHQQA from the exons ATGGAGACAACAGTCGTCGTGAATGCAGTTCCTCCATATGGACATGTTATTGCGCATGAAAAATGGAAAGGCTCTGTTCTCGTGCAGAGTTTGAAGG GAAGTGTGAAAACTACTTTTGAGAAGGAACTGGGCGTCGTGGACTTCCACCTGTCCAACAACAGCTGCATCCTGTACGTTTCTGAGACTGACCTTGTAGCGGGAAACAGTTACAAAAGAAAGTTGGTTCGCTTCAGAAAT GCTAACAGTAGTCTGCAGGGGATAGTCTTGGTGGAGAAGACTATACTGAGCGAGCAGTACTTTGCTGCCATACAGAAGTTTGTGGTGATTGAGTTGGGCCTGATACTGTTACCTGTTACCAACCAGGTGGAGGCATCCCAACTCCTGACTCAGATG GCAGTTGGGGAAAGTAAGGAGAACCCGTTCCGGCGGAGGAGTGTGTCGTACCTGTTGGACCCCCTGGTCATGTCTCTGGTGCAGCAGATACCTGGAGTAGGGAAGGTCAGAGCGatgtccctgctccagcactttTCCAGTATCCAGCAACTGTGCAACGCTGGCATCCATGAACTGGAGCCAGTAGTGGGCCAGGCTGCAGCCCAACACGTGCACAGCTTATTCCACCAGCAGGCCTGA
- the faap24 gene encoding Fanconi anemia core complex-associated protein 24 isoform X4: protein MRSVTVSDGSVKTTFEKELGVVDFHLSNNSCILYVSETDLVAGNSYKRKLVRFRNANSSLQGIVLVEKTILSEQYFAAIQKFVVIELGLILLPVTNQVEASQLLTQMAVGESKENPFRRRSVSYLLDPLVMSLVQQIPGVGKVRAMSLLQHFSSIQQLCNAGIHELEPVVGQAAAQHVHSLFHQQA from the exons ATGCGCTCAGTAACAGTATCAGATG GAAGTGTGAAAACTACTTTTGAGAAGGAACTGGGCGTCGTGGACTTCCACCTGTCCAACAACAGCTGCATCCTGTACGTTTCTGAGACTGACCTTGTAGCGGGAAACAGTTACAAAAGAAAGTTGGTTCGCTTCAGAAAT GCTAACAGTAGTCTGCAGGGGATAGTCTTGGTGGAGAAGACTATACTGAGCGAGCAGTACTTTGCTGCCATACAGAAGTTTGTGGTGATTGAGTTGGGCCTGATACTGTTACCTGTTACCAACCAGGTGGAGGCATCCCAACTCCTGACTCAGATG GCAGTTGGGGAAAGTAAGGAGAACCCGTTCCGGCGGAGGAGTGTGTCGTACCTGTTGGACCCCCTGGTCATGTCTCTGGTGCAGCAGATACCTGGAGTAGGGAAGGTCAGAGCGatgtccctgctccagcactttTCCAGTATCCAGCAACTGTGCAACGCTGGCATCCATGAACTGGAGCCAGTAGTGGGCCAGGCTGCAGCCCAACACGTGCACAGCTTATTCCACCAGCAGGCCTGA